A genome region from Planctomycetia bacterium includes the following:
- the mqnC gene encoding dehypoxanthine futalosine cyclase, whose protein sequence is MVASISKVLDKAVAGERLSPEEGLALLESRELTAIGRAADAVTRRLHPEPYRTYNIDRNINYTNVCSAVCDFCAFYRKPKSPEGYVLDKPTIFQKIEETIALGGDQVLMQGGMNPELPIEWYEDLLRTLKERFPQVNLHAFSPPEIYALHKLSKLPIRTVLERLKAAGLGSLPGGGGEILVDRVRKEITRGKAMTNEWLEVCRQWHLLGGLGSATMMFGHVETLAERIEHLERLRGLQDETGGFTAFICWSFQPEHTDLAHLKKHGSFDYLKTQAVARLYLDNFPNIQSSWVTQGLKIGQLALLFGANDMGSLMIEENVVASAGTVHYLNLEQIRGAISELGYIPRQRNVRYELIDAAPEEPVVAVTA, encoded by the coding sequence TTGGTAGCTTCCATTTCGAAGGTGCTTGATAAGGCCGTGGCCGGCGAACGCTTGTCGCCGGAAGAAGGCCTTGCGCTGTTGGAAAGCCGTGAGCTCACGGCGATCGGGCGTGCCGCCGATGCCGTGACGCGCCGCCTGCATCCCGAGCCGTATCGCACCTACAACATCGACCGCAACATCAACTACACGAACGTTTGTAGTGCGGTTTGCGATTTTTGCGCGTTCTACCGCAAGCCGAAGAGTCCGGAAGGTTATGTGCTCGACAAACCGACGATCTTTCAGAAGATCGAAGAGACGATCGCTCTCGGCGGCGACCAGGTGCTGATGCAAGGGGGCATGAATCCCGAGTTGCCGATCGAGTGGTACGAAGACCTTTTACGAACGCTTAAAGAACGCTTTCCGCAAGTGAACCTCCATGCGTTCTCGCCCCCCGAGATTTATGCCTTGCATAAGCTCTCGAAGCTGCCGATTCGGACCGTGCTCGAACGGCTGAAAGCGGCCGGCCTCGGCAGCCTGCCGGGAGGCGGAGGCGAAATTCTCGTCGATCGGGTCCGCAAGGAAATCACGCGCGGCAAGGCGATGACCAACGAATGGCTCGAGGTCTGCCGGCAATGGCACCTGCTCGGCGGCCTCGGCTCGGCGACGATGATGTTCGGCCATGTCGAAACGCTCGCCGAACGAATCGAACACTTAGAACGATTACGCGGATTGCAAGACGAGACCGGCGGCTTCACGGCATTTATCTGTTGGTCGTTTCAACCGGAACATACGGACCTTGCGCACCTCAAGAAGCACGGCTCGTTCGACTACTTGAAAACGCAAGCGGTTGCGCGGCTTTATCTCGATAACTTCCCGAACATCCAATCGAGCTGGGTCACGCAAGGTTTGAAAATCGGCCAATTAGCCCTGCTTTTCGGGGCCAACGACATGGGCAGCCTCATGATCGAGGAGAACGTCGTGGCTTCGGCGGGCACCGTGCATTATTTGAATTTGGAACAAATTCGAGGAGCGATCAGCGAGCTCGGTTATATCCCCCGCCAACGGAACGTCCGCTACGAATTGATCGACGCCGCGCCGGAAGAGCCGGTTGTCGCCGTGACGGCCTGA
- a CDS encoding ATP-binding cassette domain-containing protein gives MIHVRNLTKVYADVKRGKFSALAGISFDAFPGEIYGLLGPNGAGKTTALRIISTVLRPSDGTATVNGCDVLTQPSQVRHQIGFMSANTGIYDRMTAWEMVEFFGRLYGLSDEHLRSRMEDLFARLKMNDIRDQLGAKMSTGMKQKVSIARALVHDPPVLIFDEATSGLDVLVARALVNTVAELREQGKCVIFSTHIMREAEKLCNRIAIMYRGHILAEGTLEELRDRHSEHDLEELFFRLISDHERQRTEEGAAVDDTAVAVHEIEASAKP, from the coding sequence ATGATTCACGTTCGGAATCTCACGAAAGTTTATGCAGACGTGAAGCGCGGCAAGTTCTCCGCGCTCGCAGGCATTTCTTTCGACGCGTTCCCCGGCGAGATCTACGGCCTGCTCGGCCCGAACGGCGCCGGCAAGACGACGGCGCTGCGCATCATCAGCACCGTGCTCCGGCCGAGCGACGGCACCGCGACCGTCAACGGTTGCGACGTCCTCACGCAGCCGTCGCAAGTGCGGCATCAGATCGGCTTCATGTCGGCCAATACCGGCATCTACGATCGGATGACGGCCTGGGAAATGGTTGAGTTCTTCGGCCGGCTCTATGGTCTGAGCGACGAGCATCTGCGCTCGCGCATGGAAGACCTGTTCGCCCGTTTGAAGATGAACGACATTCGCGATCAGCTCGGCGCGAAGATGTCGACCGGCATGAAGCAGAAGGTATCGATCGCCCGCGCGTTAGTGCATGATCCCCCGGTGCTGATCTTCGATGAAGCCACGTCGGGCCTCGATGTGCTCGTCGCCCGAGCGCTGGTGAACACGGTCGCCGAATTGCGCGAGCAAGGCAAATGCGTCATCTTCAGCACACACATCATGCGTGAGGCGGAGAAGCTCTGTAACCGCATCGCGATCATGTATCGGGGACACATTCTCGCCGAAGGGACGTTGGAAGAGCTGCGCGATCGTCATAGCGAACATGATTTGGAAGAGCTTTTCTTCCGTCTCATTTCCGACCACGAACGACAACGGACCGAAGAAGGGGCCGCGGTCGACGACACGGCCGTTGCGGTCCACGAAATCGAGGCGAGCGCGAAGCCATGA
- a CDS encoding peptidylprolyl isomerase, giving the protein MTHGFVRGALFLSALVCTAAIGCNKAAEEAPTASANAGAPAAAEPAPAGGPAVAKNEVNHVSADGVRTVTKVELPNPVILMKTSLGDIYLRLNQKAAPRTVSNFVDYVITRHYDGTIFHQINGGYVVLGGTFDEKLKPKTVRYPIPNEAANGLKNKRGTIAMSRNPADPNSATSQFFINLSDNPKLDRAGDKPEDAGFCVFGEVVEGLDVLEKIAQVQTASVKGFEKLPVQTVSVQTMKLMR; this is encoded by the coding sequence ATGACTCATGGATTCGTTCGCGGCGCTCTGTTTCTCTCGGCGCTGGTTTGCACGGCGGCCATAGGTTGCAATAAAGCGGCCGAAGAAGCTCCGACGGCTTCGGCGAACGCCGGCGCACCGGCTGCTGCCGAGCCTGCCCCTGCCGGCGGACCTGCGGTTGCGAAAAACGAAGTGAACCACGTCAGCGCTGACGGCGTCCGCACGGTGACGAAGGTCGAGTTGCCGAACCCGGTCATTCTGATGAAGACCTCGCTCGGCGATATCTATCTGAGGCTGAATCAGAAAGCGGCTCCGCGAACCGTTTCGAATTTCGTCGATTACGTGATCACGCGGCATTACGACGGCACGATCTTCCACCAAATCAACGGTGGTTACGTCGTGCTCGGCGGCACGTTCGACGAAAAGTTGAAGCCGAAAACGGTACGATATCCGATCCCGAACGAAGCGGCGAACGGCTTGAAGAACAAACGGGGCACGATCGCGATGTCGCGTAATCCCGCCGACCCGAACAGCGCGACTTCGCAGTTCTTCATCAACCTATCCGACAACCCGAAGCTCGATCGAGCGGGCGACAAGCCGGAAGACGCCGGTTTTTGCGTATTTGGTGAAGTCGTCGAAGGGCTCGATGTGCTGGAGAAGATCGCGCAAGTTCAAACTGCGTCCGTGAAAGGCTTCGAGAAGCTTCCGGTGCAGACGGTCTCGGTGCAGACGATGAAGCTGATGCGCTAG
- a CDS encoding ABC transporter permease — translation MKWKIVREVLAREVRDQMRDRRTLFMIFVLPLLLYPLLGMSLFQVTQFVREQPTKVLVLGFHEPADFPKLLRKDEDGTLHFADELFSTVDTVRLLKLEVRDPEPGSDPHAKEAAAAAAKKSILDGEYEAAVFFPADFNAKLQDFRRQLRTADATGKSELPVDMRPTVPSPEVFYNTSKEKSQLAFVRLREVLDRWSDAIGRENLASRNLPETTAKPFEFDNQDVAEKDQRHAAMWSKILPFLLLIWALTGAFYPAIDLCAGEKERGTLETLLSSPAERIEIVWGKLLTVMLFSVLTAVLNILSMGLTGSVVLGGLLGGEGHMAFGPPPPLAPIWLFLALLPMSAMFSALCIALASFARSTKEGQYYLMPLVLVTMPLVILPMAPGVELNLGMSLIPVTGVVLLLKMMLEGHYWEVLRYMLPVVAVTGSCCLLAIRWAVDQFNSENVLFRESERGGIGSWFRHLLRDREDTPTTAGAALCGVLILTVYFFMNFLVGKIVDVTPDFMGIVKATITTQLVVVMLPMALMTIITTRSPRKTLLLTKPNLLCIPAAILLAFALYPSAMLVSQFLTKLYPMNPEMVAKLGALQSLFNNDDPRTPYILFATFALLPAICEELAFRGFILSGFRKLGHPTRAIVLSALFFGMSHGMAVQQAINASLLGLVIGYLAVQSGSIFPGMVFHITHNASVLFLTTWVGTKIETYPQWKWVADINSDQTGLSYHPLIIAAGIVVAGGILRWFSRLPHPLSYEEELQEAIREHREHVAV, via the coding sequence ATGAAGTGGAAAATCGTTCGCGAAGTCCTGGCCCGCGAAGTGCGCGATCAGATGCGAGATCGTCGCACGCTGTTCATGATCTTCGTATTGCCCCTGCTGCTCTATCCGCTCTTGGGAATGAGTCTGTTTCAGGTTACGCAGTTCGTGCGCGAGCAACCGACGAAGGTTCTCGTACTCGGCTTTCACGAACCGGCCGACTTTCCCAAGCTGCTGCGCAAAGACGAAGACGGAACGCTGCACTTCGCCGATGAGTTGTTTTCGACGGTCGATACCGTTCGGCTGTTGAAGCTCGAAGTCCGCGATCCCGAGCCTGGGAGCGACCCCCACGCGAAGGAAGCGGCGGCCGCGGCGGCGAAGAAATCGATTTTAGACGGCGAATACGAAGCGGCCGTCTTCTTTCCGGCCGATTTCAACGCCAAGCTCCAAGACTTCCGCCGGCAGTTGCGCACCGCCGACGCGACGGGCAAGAGCGAGCTTCCCGTCGACATGCGCCCCACGGTGCCGAGCCCCGAAGTGTTTTACAACACCTCGAAGGAGAAATCGCAACTTGCTTTCGTCCGGCTGCGCGAAGTGCTCGATCGTTGGAGCGATGCGATCGGCCGCGAGAATCTCGCTAGCCGCAATCTCCCGGAAACGACGGCCAAGCCGTTCGAGTTCGACAATCAAGACGTCGCCGAAAAAGATCAGCGCCACGCGGCGATGTGGAGCAAGATCCTACCGTTTCTACTGCTGATTTGGGCACTTACCGGCGCCTTCTATCCGGCGATCGATCTTTGCGCCGGTGAAAAAGAACGAGGGACGCTCGAAACGCTCTTGAGCAGCCCTGCCGAGCGCATAGAAATAGTCTGGGGGAAACTCCTGACGGTCATGCTCTTCAGCGTGCTCACGGCCGTGCTCAACATCCTAAGCATGGGCCTGACCGGCTCCGTCGTGCTGGGCGGATTGCTCGGTGGCGAAGGGCACATGGCCTTCGGCCCGCCACCGCCGCTCGCACCGATTTGGTTGTTCCTCGCGCTCTTGCCGATGTCGGCGATGTTCAGCGCGTTGTGCATCGCACTGGCATCGTTCGCGCGCAGCACGAAGGAAGGCCAGTATTATCTGATGCCGCTCGTGCTCGTGACGATGCCGCTCGTCATTCTGCCGATGGCGCCGGGCGTCGAGTTGAACTTAGGAATGAGCCTCATTCCCGTTACTGGAGTGGTGCTGCTGCTTAAGATGATGCTCGAAGGTCATTATTGGGAAGTGCTGCGGTACATGCTACCGGTCGTCGCCGTGACGGGAAGCTGCTGCCTGTTGGCGATTCGCTGGGCCGTCGATCAATTCAATTCCGAAAACGTGCTGTTCCGCGAAAGCGAGCGGGGCGGCATCGGCTCTTGGTTTCGCCATCTCTTGCGCGATCGCGAAGACACGCCGACCACGGCCGGCGCTGCCTTGTGCGGCGTGCTGATTCTCACCGTTTATTTCTTCATGAACTTCCTCGTCGGTAAGATCGTCGACGTGACGCCCGACTTCATGGGCATCGTGAAAGCGACGATCACGACGCAGCTCGTCGTCGTGATGCTGCCGATGGCTCTGATGACGATCATCACGACGCGCAGCCCGCGCAAGACGCTGCTGCTTACGAAGCCGAATTTGCTTTGCATTCCGGCGGCGATCTTGCTCGCGTTCGCCTTATATCCGTCGGCGATGCTGGTCAGCCAATTCCTGACCAAGCTCTATCCGATGAACCCCGAGATGGTGGCGAAACTCGGCGCATTACAAAGCCTTTTCAACAACGACGACCCACGCACGCCCTATATCCTGTTCGCGACGTTCGCCCTCCTGCCGGCGATCTGTGAAGAGCTCGCCTTCCGCGGCTTCATTCTCTCGGGCTTTCGCAAGCTCGGGCATCCGACGCGAGCCATCGTTCTCAGTGCGCTCTTCTTCGGCATGAGCCACGGCATGGCCGTGCAGCAAGCGATCAATGCCTCGCTGCTGGGGCTCGTCATCGGATACCTTGCCGTACAGTCGGGAAGCATCTTCCCCGGCATGGTGTTTCACATCACGCACAACGCTTCCGTGCTGTTCCTTACGACGTGGGTCGGAACGAAGATCGAGACCTATCCGCAGTGGAAATGGGTCGCCGATATCAATAGCGATCAGACCGGCTTGTCGTACCACCCGCTCATCATCGCGGCGGGCATCGTCGTCGCCGGAGGAATCTTGCGGTGGTTCTCGCGGCTGCCGCACCCGTTGAGCTACGAAGAAGAGCTTCAGGAAGCGATTCGCGAACACCGCGAGCATGTCGCGGTCTGA
- a CDS encoding PAS domain-containing protein — protein sequence MQRTRLIWKLAPAMIALALVVAIAAGWIGARAIDRSLTTEGLRRLDDVAAALDERFGKEFSLATRLGEHSVVRRIADARQIGFTLFAPSGVSLVDTAYLGKPTNEKVVAEALAGRRTEFVLYDDATESRVLVVGIPLVREGRVAAILEVSQPTTHIQAATSAWWRSVALLALVGVIAAFAAAHFLAEPIARSFLMLRKLSDELSEGRGTSAHTLPNIEEAAELSESMSRLAERFAERLDGVLRINNEQEAVLAGMAEGVLAIDAEHRVISLNRAAGRLLGVNPTEIMGRGLHEIVRNPELLRLVDQILATRKPAENDIVFRQTDERILQVRGTMLPDSHDRGSGAVFVLNDVTRLRRLENMRRDFAANVSHELKTPITSIKGFVETILDGASAEDAHRFMEIIARQADRLDAIIDDLLALSRIEKEAEASDIVLAPSRLNEILLGAANDCQVRADERKIRVEIRCPDEVHARVNALLLQQAVRNLLENAVKYSDAGGVIQVVGERTSEEVRVSVVDYGCGIAPEHHARLFERFYRVDKARSRKLGGTGLGLAIVKHIVLAHRGRVTVESAPGKGSRFTIHLPPIPTTLGGEARRSA from the coding sequence GTGCAACGTACACGACTGATCTGGAAGCTCGCACCGGCGATGATCGCGCTCGCGCTCGTCGTCGCCATCGCGGCCGGCTGGATCGGTGCGAGAGCGATCGATCGCAGCCTGACCACCGAAGGCTTGCGCCGCTTAGACGACGTCGCCGCGGCGCTCGACGAGCGATTCGGAAAAGAGTTTAGCCTGGCGACGCGCCTGGGCGAGCATTCCGTCGTGCGCCGCATCGCCGATGCCCGTCAGATCGGGTTCACGCTCTTCGCGCCTAGCGGCGTATCGCTCGTCGACACGGCTTATCTCGGAAAGCCGACGAACGAGAAAGTCGTTGCGGAAGCGCTCGCCGGCCGACGCACGGAATTCGTCCTCTACGACGATGCGACCGAAAGCCGTGTGCTCGTGGTCGGCATCCCGCTTGTGCGCGAAGGCCGGGTCGCGGCGATCTTAGAAGTCTCGCAACCGACGACGCACATTCAAGCGGCGACTTCCGCTTGGTGGCGAAGCGTCGCTCTCTTGGCGCTTGTCGGCGTAATCGCGGCATTTGCGGCAGCCCATTTCCTCGCCGAACCGATTGCCCGCTCGTTTCTCATGTTACGCAAGCTTAGCGATGAACTCTCCGAAGGTCGCGGTACGTCCGCTCATACCTTGCCCAACATCGAAGAAGCCGCCGAGTTGAGCGAGTCGATGAGCCGACTTGCCGAAAGATTCGCCGAACGTCTCGATGGAGTGCTGCGCATTAACAACGAGCAGGAGGCCGTTCTCGCAGGTATGGCGGAGGGAGTGCTCGCCATCGATGCCGAGCATCGCGTGATCAGCTTGAACCGCGCAGCCGGTCGGCTGCTCGGCGTCAATCCGACCGAGATCATGGGACGCGGCTTGCACGAGATCGTCCGCAATCCGGAGTTGTTGCGGCTCGTCGATCAAATCCTCGCCACGCGCAAGCCCGCGGAGAACGATATCGTCTTTCGCCAAACCGACGAGCGCATCTTACAAGTGAGGGGCACGATGCTCCCCGATTCGCATGATCGCGGCTCCGGCGCGGTGTTCGTGCTCAACGACGTGACCCGCTTGCGACGCTTGGAAAATATGCGTCGAGATTTCGCGGCCAACGTCTCGCATGAATTGAAGACGCCGATCACGTCGATCAAAGGGTTCGTCGAAACGATTCTCGACGGAGCATCGGCCGAAGATGCCCATCGGTTTATGGAGATCATCGCGCGGCAAGCCGATAGGCTCGACGCCATCATCGACGATCTACTGGCTCTCTCGCGCATCGAGAAAGAGGCCGAGGCATCCGATATCGTCCTCGCTCCGAGCCGGCTTAACGAGATCCTATTGGGTGCCGCGAACGATTGCCAAGTGCGCGCCGACGAACGAAAGATTCGCGTCGAGATTCGTTGCCCCGATGAAGTACATGCCCGCGTCAATGCGCTGTTGCTCCAGCAAGCAGTGCGCAACCTGCTTGAGAACGCCGTGAAGTACAGCGACGCCGGCGGAGTCATCCAAGTGGTCGGCGAACGGACCTCGGAAGAAGTACGCGTGTCGGTCGTCGACTACGGTTGCGGAATCGCGCCGGAACATCATGCCCGCCTCTTCGAGCGTTTCTACCGCGTCGATAAGGCGCGCAGTCGAAAACTCGGCGGCACCGGTCTCGGGCTCGCGATCGTCAAGCATATCGTGCTGGCGCATCGAGGCCGCGTGACGGTCGAAAGCGCGCCTGGGAAGGGAAGCCGGTTCACGATCCATCTCCCACCCATTCCTACGACTCTCGGCGGCGAAGCTCGGCGCTCGGCATAA
- the aroA gene encoding 3-phosphoshikimate 1-carboxyvinyltransferase translates to MTKTIAVSTVTGPIVGTIRPPGSKSITNRALVCAALAEGTSTLRGALDSDDTQVMVGALQTLGLDVIHDPATRTIRVVGCGGKVPSPKADLYIGNSGTTVRFLAAMLATAQGTFRLHGTTRMHERPIQDLIDAVSRLGGRIESEHKTGCPPIIVHAAGLAGGRSTIRGDVSSQFLSGLLMAAPYAQTPIELIVEDTLVSQPYIHMTLAVMRSFGIERANDDVTRFTIPLGRYTGCDYEIEPDASAASYFFAVAAITGGRVTVAGLTRRALQGDVGFIDVLERMGCEVSESDAGITVVGRALRGIDIDMNAVSDTMQTLAPVALFAAGPTTIRGVAHNRHKETDRIHAVAVELRKLGAQVEEFDDGLRITPSAPLHGAEIDTYDDHRMAMSFALAGLRVPGVVIRDPDCTRKTYPEFFTDLAKLSSS, encoded by the coding sequence GTGACTAAGACCATCGCCGTCTCGACCGTAACCGGCCCGATCGTCGGCACGATCCGCCCACCCGGCTCGAAGAGCATTACGAATCGCGCGCTGGTTTGCGCTGCGCTGGCCGAGGGAACCTCGACGCTTCGCGGAGCCCTCGACAGCGACGACACGCAAGTGATGGTCGGCGCTTTGCAGACACTCGGGCTCGATGTGATTCACGATCCTGCTACGCGCACGATTCGCGTCGTAGGATGCGGCGGGAAAGTCCCCAGCCCGAAAGCCGATCTCTACATCGGCAATAGCGGCACGACCGTGCGGTTTCTCGCGGCGATGCTTGCTACCGCGCAAGGAACGTTTCGCTTGCACGGCACCACGCGGATGCATGAGCGGCCGATCCAAGATTTGATCGATGCCGTCAGTCGCTTGGGTGGGCGCATCGAAAGCGAACACAAGACCGGTTGCCCGCCGATCATCGTGCATGCCGCGGGCCTCGCCGGAGGTCGCTCGACGATTCGCGGCGATGTCTCGAGCCAGTTTCTCAGCGGTCTGCTGATGGCCGCTCCTTATGCTCAAACGCCGATCGAACTCATCGTCGAAGACACGCTCGTCTCGCAACCTTACATTCATATGACGCTCGCGGTCATGCGATCCTTCGGCATCGAACGCGCCAACGACGACGTTACACGGTTCACGATTCCGCTCGGTCGATACACCGGCTGCGATTACGAAATCGAACCGGATGCTTCGGCCGCCAGCTACTTCTTCGCAGTGGCCGCTATCACGGGCGGGCGGGTGACCGTCGCGGGGCTCACGCGCCGCGCATTGCAGGGAGACGTCGGCTTCATCGACGTCTTAGAACGAATGGGCTGCGAGGTTTCCGAATCGGATGCGGGAATCACGGTCGTCGGTCGGGCCCTGCGTGGGATCGACATCGACATGAACGCCGTCAGCGATACGATGCAGACCTTAGCGCCGGTCGCGTTGTTCGCCGCCGGACCGACGACGATTCGCGGCGTTGCCCATAATCGCCACAAGGAAACCGATAGGATTCACGCCGTCGCCGTGGAGCTGCGCAAGCTCGGTGCTCAGGTCGAGGAATTCGATGATGGTTTGCGAATCACGCCGAGCGCGCCGCTGCACGGCGCAGAGATCGACACCTACGACGACCATCGGATGGCAATGAGCTTTGCCCTAGCGGGGCTCCGCGTGCCCGGCGTCGTGATTCGCGATCCTGATTGCACGCGCAAGACGTACCCTGAGTTCTTCACGGATCTCGCGAAGCTGAGCTCTTCCTAA
- a CDS encoding TatD family hydrolase, translating to MIDTHCHLDQTEFDVDRDEVVRRAQAAGVEALVAVAVTADSSDAILKFIADRAGLFAAVGIHPNYTHQAVPGDWERIEALVDRPKVVGLGETGLDKHWDYAPFPLQQDYFDRHIRLSQRTGLPFIVHARDCEADVVAMLEAARVRGPLRGVMHSFAGEATTAARCLELGMYVSFAGMVTFKKSESLRTIAASIPDDRLLVETDSPYLSPQPLRGKRNEPANVAHTLRLLAEVRETTFEKLDLQTTVNARRLFDRLR from the coding sequence GTGATCGACACGCATTGCCATCTCGATCAGACGGAGTTCGACGTCGATCGTGACGAGGTCGTGCGGAGGGCGCAAGCCGCCGGGGTCGAGGCCCTGGTCGCCGTCGCCGTGACGGCCGACAGTAGCGACGCGATCTTGAAGTTCATCGCCGATCGCGCGGGCCTTTTCGCCGCCGTCGGCATTCATCCGAATTATACGCATCAGGCGGTTCCCGGCGATTGGGAGCGGATCGAAGCGCTGGTCGACCGGCCGAAGGTCGTCGGGCTCGGCGAAACGGGGCTCGACAAGCATTGGGACTACGCCCCGTTCCCGCTCCAGCAAGACTACTTCGATCGGCATATTCGCTTGTCGCAGCGAACGGGGCTGCCGTTCATCGTGCATGCGCGCGACTGCGAAGCCGACGTCGTTGCGATGCTGGAAGCGGCCCGCGTCCGTGGTCCGTTGCGAGGGGTGATGCATTCGTTCGCCGGCGAGGCGACGACGGCGGCGCGTTGCTTGGAGCTCGGCATGTACGTCAGCTTCGCGGGCATGGTGACGTTCAAGAAGTCGGAATCACTGCGCACGATCGCAGCGTCGATACCCGACGATCGGCTCTTGGTCGAAACCGATAGCCCATATCTATCGCCGCAACCGTTGCGAGGGAAGCGAAACGAGCCGGCAAACGTCGCGCATACGCTGCGACTCTTGGCCGAAGTGCGAGAAACGACGTTCGAGAAGCTCGATCTGCAAACGACCGTGAACGCGCGGCGGCTGTTCGATCGCTTACGTTAA
- a CDS encoding PQQ-like beta-propeller repeat protein codes for MRNRTGLYAATILGIACFTGADWAQFRGTDTTGKTSETVLPPTEWTVKTEKSEAKNIAWSVDLPSRGVSSPIVVGNRVFVTSASGAKQDRLVVACYSTTDGKQLWQRKFWATGRTFCHPTSSVAAPTPASDGRRIFAFFSSNDLACLDVDGNLLWYRGLTLEHPAAANDVGMAASPLVAGDTVVVQLESKGDSFAMGIDSVTGETRWKVPRTSQMNWTSPTLFKPGRGEPLVLLQSPDKLTAHNARTGEVVWTYDSKCAEISSVTTEGETIYIPGEGLTALKVGVGSSNWEKIWQESALAPGSPSPVVTGGRVYIVNRAGVMTCGEAQSGKVQWKLRVKGPYWATPLAIGDLLYVVNQDGLAQVVRTGEKDGEVVASNDFGEPVFGSPAYAAGALYFRGDKHLWKIAAP; via the coding sequence ATGCGAAACCGCACGGGACTTTACGCCGCGACGATCCTCGGCATCGCCTGCTTCACCGGCGCCGATTGGGCCCAGTTCCGCGGAACCGACACGACTGGAAAAACTTCGGAAACCGTGTTGCCGCCGACCGAGTGGACCGTGAAAACGGAGAAATCAGAAGCGAAGAACATCGCTTGGTCGGTCGATTTACCGTCGCGAGGCGTGTCGAGCCCGATCGTCGTCGGCAATCGGGTGTTCGTCACTTCGGCAAGCGGAGCGAAGCAAGATCGCCTCGTCGTGGCTTGTTATTCGACGACGGACGGTAAGCAACTTTGGCAGCGCAAGTTTTGGGCAACCGGACGGACGTTTTGTCATCCGACGAGTTCCGTAGCCGCGCCGACGCCGGCCTCGGACGGTCGCCGCATCTTCGCGTTCTTCTCGTCGAACGATCTAGCGTGCCTCGATGTCGACGGCAATCTGCTGTGGTATCGAGGTCTGACGCTCGAGCATCCGGCAGCGGCCAACGACGTCGGCATGGCCGCGTCGCCGCTCGTTGCCGGCGATACGGTCGTCGTGCAGTTGGAAAGCAAGGGCGATTCGTTCGCTATGGGGATCGATTCCGTAACCGGCGAAACGCGCTGGAAGGTTCCCCGCACATCGCAAATGAATTGGACCTCGCCGACGTTGTTTAAGCCGGGCCGTGGCGAGCCGCTCGTCCTTCTGCAATCTCCCGACAAGCTGACGGCGCACAACGCGCGCACGGGCGAAGTCGTTTGGACGTACGACTCGAAGTGCGCCGAGATCAGCAGCGTTACGACGGAAGGTGAGACTATCTACATTCCAGGCGAAGGACTGACCGCGCTGAAGGTCGGCGTCGGAAGTTCCAATTGGGAAAAGATCTGGCAAGAAAGTGCGCTCGCACCGGGAAGCCCGAGCCCTGTCGTGACCGGCGGACGCGTTTACATCGTGAATCGCGCCGGTGTGATGACGTGCGGCGAAGCGCAAAGCGGCAAGGTGCAATGGAAGCTGCGAGTGAAGGGTCCATACTGGGCCACGCCGCTCGCTATCGGCGATTTGCTGTATGTCGTCAATCAAGACGGGCTCGCGCAGGTCGTTCGAACCGGTGAGAAAGATGGAGAAGTCGTGGCGTCGAACGACTTCGGCGAGCCCGTATTCGGCTCCCCCGCCTATGCCGCCGGCGCTCTCTATTTCCGCGGCGACAAGCACCTTTGGAAGATCGCTGCGCCGTGA
- a CDS encoding menaquinone biosynthesis protein, translated as MATKIRVGAVSYLNTKPLIYDFARFAPDAELVLDYPSKLADALAAGTLDVALIPSIEFFQDPTYTIVSDACIGCRGPVLSVKLYCRTPPDKIRSLALDEGSRTSAALTKILLKQRYGIEPEIEPLPLGDSLGQSRADAVLLIGDRAMHAPAGSFHTIWDLGDEWCRWAELPFVFAMWTARAGVDLQGIDKALERSRDAGIANLASIAEREAPALGLTVPECLAYLRDNLYFYLGSREARGLALFQKLAREMHLAPPGVDVGSFHFEGA; from the coding sequence ATGGCAACCAAAATCCGCGTCGGCGCGGTTAGCTATCTCAATACGAAGCCGCTCATCTACGACTTCGCTCGCTTCGCGCCCGATGCCGAGCTCGTACTCGACTATCCCAGCAAGCTCGCCGACGCCTTAGCGGCGGGCACGCTCGACGTTGCACTGATCCCGTCGATCGAGTTCTTTCAAGATCCGACCTATACGATCGTCTCCGACGCATGCATCGGCTGCCGAGGGCCGGTCCTGTCCGTAAAGCTGTATTGCCGCACCCCACCGGATAAGATTCGCTCGCTCGCACTCGACGAGGGCTCGCGTACCAGCGCCGCCCTGACGAAGATCCTGCTCAAACAGCGTTACGGCATCGAGCCCGAGATCGAGCCGCTGCCGCTCGGCGACTCGCTCGGACAAAGCCGGGCCGACGCGGTGCTGCTGATCGGCGATCGAGCCATGCACGCACCGGCCGGATCGTTCCACACGATCTGGGATCTCGGCGACGAGTGGTGTCGTTGGGCCGAGCTGCCGTTCGTATTCGCCATGTGGACCGCTCGGGCCGGCGTCGATTTGCAAGGGATCGATAAAGCCCTCGAACGCTCGCGCGACGCCGGCATCGCCAATCTCGCTTCGATCGCCGAGCGCGAAGCGCCAGCGCTTGGTCTCACCGTGCCCGAATGCCTCGCATACTTGCGCGATAATCTGTATTTTTACTTGGGATCGCGCGAGGCCCGTGGGCTCGCGCTATTTCAAAAGTTAGCGAGAGAAATGCATCTCGCTCCACCGGGAGTCGACGTTGGTAGCTTCCATTTCGAAGGTGCTTGA